In a single window of the Lacerta agilis isolate rLacAgi1 chromosome 15, rLacAgi1.pri, whole genome shotgun sequence genome:
- the ALKBH4 gene encoding alpha-ketoglutarate-dependent dioxygenase alkB homolog 4, whose product MLLPPPGLGEPEAPREALPTRPVAAARATGVGMEEEEEAVTAAAAAAASEGRGAGGEPGGCCGCKGVRGCLLCEAAPPPQISANFVYCPLTGFAVGEKQSEFAGWAFPFPGVFLLEGFISADEECKMVELMDCSAWKPSQSGRRKQDYGPKVNFKKRKLKAGGFAGLPSFSQEIVTRMRSHSVLKDFSPVEQCNLDYGPERGSAIDPHWDDWWLWGERLVSLNLLSATVLSMSCESEDHIQLFPAFLQDSKQVHSSLTHAVSQEHWPEESTSLGGFRSTTKWGTDPTSPTRSVSSKEVVVAIHLPQRSLVVLYGPARYRWKHAIYRNHIKSRRICITFRELSAEFSVGGEQEELGQKLLKTALTYQGIPV is encoded by the exons ATGCTCCTGCCGCCGCCAGGGCTCGGCGAACCGGAAGCTCCGAGGGAGGCCCTCCCGACAAGGCCGGTGGCGGCGGCAAGAGCTACCGGGGtcgggatggaggaggaggaggaggcggtgacggccgccgctgctgctgccgcctccgaaGGACGGGGAGCGGGAGGCGAGCCCGGGGGCTGCTGCGGGTGCAAAGGGGTCCGCGGCTGCCTGCTCTGCGAGGCCGCTCCGCCCCCGCAG ATAAGTGCAAACTTTGTGTACTGTCCACTGACTGGCTTCGCTGTGGGAGAAAAGCAATCAGAATTTGCAGGCTGGGCCTTTCCGTTTCCAGGAGTCTTTTTACTGGAAGGCTTTATAAGCGCAGATGAAGAGTGCAAGATGGTTGAGCTGATGGACTGCAGTGCTTGGAAGCCATCACAGTCTGGCCGAAGAAAACAG GACTATGGCCCCAAAGTGAATTTCAAGAAGCGCAAGTTGAAAGCAGGCGGTTTTGCTGGCTTGCCCAGCTTCAGCCAGGAGATTGTGACTCGAATGAGAAGCCATTCTGTGCTCAAGGACTTCTCTCCAGTCGAGCAGTGCAACTTGGATTATGGCCCTGAGAGAGGGTCTGCTATTGACCCCCACTGGGATGATTGGTGGCTTTGGGGGGAACGCCTGGTTAGCTTAAACTTGCTTTCGGCAACTGTGCTCTCCATGTCTTGCGAATCAGAGGATCATATCCAGTTATTTCCAGCCTTTCTTCAAGACAGCAAGCAGGTACACAGCTCTTTGACCCATGCTGTTTCTCAGGAGCATTGGCCTGAAGAGTCTACTTCTTTAGGAGGATTTAGAAGCACCACAAAGTGGGGAACTGACCCTACTTCCCCCACAAGGTCAGTTTCGTCTAAAGAGGTTGTCGTCGCCATTCACTTACCTCAGAGATCACTAGTGGTTCTGTATGGACCGGCTCGCTATAGATGGAAACATGCCATTTATCGCAATCATATTAAAAGCCGCCGTATCTGCATCACCTTCAGAGAATTGTCTGCGGAGTTCAGTGTTGGAGGAGAACAGGAAGAATTGGGTCAAAAGCTCCTAAAAACCGCTCTGACATACCAGGGAATACCTGTATAG